TAAAATCGACTAAGGTTACTCATTGACAATTGATAAATATTTATTTTTTGAATAATTTTTTATAAGAAATCACAACGCATTATTAAAATATATGGATTATTACAAAACATTAGGGATAACAAAATCTGCTTCAGCAGACGAGATAAAAAAAGCATTTAGAAAGTTGGCTGTAAAATATCATCCAGACAAAAATACAGACAACCCAAATGCAGAGAAAAAATTTAAGGAAATAAATGAAGCCTACGAGACATTAAAAGACCCAGAAAAGCGAAAGAAATACGACCAGTTTGGTAAAGACTATCAAAAATATGAAGGCGCAGGTGCTGGAGGTGGAGCGTATGACTTTAGTGGAAATGGTGCTGGAGGTGGATATGCTCGTTATGAAACTAACTTCGAAGATGCTTTTGGGCAAGGAGGTTTCAGTTCTTTCTTCGAACAAATGTTTGGAGGAAAAGGAGCAGGCTTTGGTTCGGCAGCTTCAGCAGGGAGAGACTTAGAAGCTGAAATGACTATTACTTTGCAAGAGGCGTATTTTGGTACAACTCGTACTATTAGTGTAAATAAACAACAACTGCGTATTAATATAAAGGCAGGAACAGACAATAATAAAAAGTTACGATTAAAAGGAAAAGGAGAAAAAGGCTCAAACGGACAGAGTGGAGATTTGTATATTATTGTAAAGGTAGAAAAGCATCCAACTTTTGAAAG
This window of the Bernardetia sp. genome carries:
- a CDS encoding DnaJ C-terminal domain-containing protein; translation: MDYYKTLGITKSASADEIKKAFRKLAVKYHPDKNTDNPNAEKKFKEINEAYETLKDPEKRKKYDQFGKDYQKYEGAGAGGGAYDFSGNGAGGGYARYETNFEDAFGQGGFSSFFEQMFGGKGAGFGSAASAGRDLEAEMTITLQEAYFGTTRTISVNKQQLRINIKAGTDNNKKLRLKGKGEKGSNGQSGDLYIIVKVEKHPTFERRADDLHCTVKVDLYAAVLGGKVQIPTIKGSSINITIPKGAQNGQKLRLKNLGMPVYGKSDKFGDMFVKLRVEIPTKLSSKEETLFKELSRLRNE